A genomic segment from Deltaproteobacteria bacterium encodes:
- a CDS encoding 4Fe-4S ferredoxin, with amino-acid sequence MSGCPGSRTIAFDKVDGAEAPAGKVPSQLRQWPIQLHLVSPAAPYFQGADVVLAADCVPFAMGNFHGDFLKGKSLAIACPKLDSDQEVYEEKIRGLFEESGINSLTVVIMQVPCCRGLLGLATRGLAASARKAPLRAVIVSLQGDVLQEEWIRQ; translated from the coding sequence ATGAGCGGCTGCCCCGGTTCGAGAACGATCGCGTTCGACAAGGTCGACGGCGCGGAGGCGCCGGCGGGAAAGGTCCCCTCGCAGCTCCGGCAGTGGCCGATCCAGCTCCACCTCGTTTCTCCCGCCGCTCCGTATTTCCAGGGGGCGGACGTGGTGCTGGCGGCGGACTGCGTGCCGTTCGCCATGGGGAACTTCCACGGCGACTTCCTGAAGGGGAAATCGCTCGCGATCGCCTGTCCGAAGCTCGATTCGGACCAGGAGGTCTACGAGGAGAAGATCCGCGGCCTGTTCGAGGAGTCGGGGATCAACTCGCTGACGGTCGTGATCATGCAGGTTCCGTGCTGCAGGGGGCTGCTCGGGTTGGCGACGCGGGGTCTTGCGGCCAGCGCCCGGAAGGCGCCGCTTCGCGCCGTGATCGTGAGCCTGCAGGGCGACGTGCTGCAGGAGGAGTGGATCCGGCAGTAG